One part of the Bacteroidia bacterium genome encodes these proteins:
- a CDS encoding HAD family hydrolase, whose translation MEKLKVIAFDADDTLWINEPLFQATEKKFAELLEDFLPQHTVSRELLKIEIANLPRYGYGVKSFMLSMVETAIDISQGKIGMEVISRILDIGKELLDAPVEVIDGVPEVLEKLRGKYRIIMATKGDLLDQERKLEKSGLAHFFHHTEIVSEKHEAEYSRIIKHLDINPENFLMIGNSLKSDIIPILNIGGHGFHVPYHTTWEHEKVEVKIDHPHFRQMENIQEVLQHIPQ comes from the coding sequence ATGGAAAAACTCAAAGTAATTGCTTTTGATGCAGATGATACCCTTTGGATCAATGAGCCTTTATTCCAGGCAACTGAAAAGAAATTCGCTGAATTGCTGGAAGATTTTCTGCCTCAACACACAGTTTCCCGTGAACTGCTCAAAATTGAAATTGCCAACCTTCCCAGATATGGCTATGGTGTAAAATCTTTTATGCTTTCCATGGTTGAAACAGCCATTGATATTTCTCAGGGAAAGATAGGAATGGAAGTGATCTCCCGAATTCTTGATATTGGCAAAGAGTTGCTGGATGCTCCCGTTGAGGTCATTGATGGGGTTCCGGAAGTATTGGAGAAATTGAGGGGGAAATATCGCATCATCATGGCAACCAAAGGAGATCTGCTGGACCAGGAACGGAAGTTGGAAAAGTCAGGCCTGGCTCATTTTTTCCACCACACAGAAATTGTTTCGGAAAAACATGAAGCAGAATACAGCCGCATCATTAAACACCTTGACATCAATCCCGAAAATTTCCTCATGATTGGCAATTCCTTGAAATCCGATATCATTCCTATCCTGAACATCGGCGGACATGGTTTCCATGTACCTTACCACACCACCTGGGAACATGAAAAAGTAGAGGTAAAAATCGATCACCCTCATTTCCGTCAAATGGAAAATATTCAAGAGGTCCTTCAGCACATCCCCCAATAA
- a CDS encoding SMP-30/gluconolactonase/LRE family protein, whose product MSSVKHAPQLLLLLLFISPLIFISCEGEVPEPIDFGPVSEIIVMDNGNVGDASDIEVNFNKQLDLQNIAEYRLFALKSNRVANFGLEIAGAMASERYTLIQTDETYPVKGKELTAQSKDVDGDIINANESYRFAILTVAEDSRISENTLAISEQDFQLTVNNLLIDHTREQEIGAGSLLMGPSGQLWMGDYNIQRHVSENSDTTYRLYRITDDGSFIEESTEYQVLAGNAFDSEYNLYQSDILNARILRRSPAGVFDTLIANDYPLFQPDGIYVDPNKNIFVADQEAGNVVKIDSDGVSSQFAFVGKSPRGITADTEGNLYVSHNHENGEISKVSADGTVSILATIPVSRPEGYVLPYKMWMGYIIFHEGFLYVAGMSSDRIYKVSLTGEVEVFAGSGNRGIPRGGVRTANLNRPLGLAFSADSKKLYISGCTDVTPSHTQYTTPGIIWEIDIVE is encoded by the coding sequence ATGTCGTCTGTCAAACACGCTCCCCAATTACTCCTACTTCTACTATTCATTTCTCCCCTAATTTTCATTTCCTGTGAAGGTGAAGTTCCCGAACCAATTGACTTTGGTCCGGTAAGCGAAATTATTGTCATGGACAATGGAAATGTAGGTGACGCCTCCGATATAGAAGTCAATTTCAATAAACAGCTGGATCTACAAAATATAGCTGAATACAGACTCTTCGCACTCAAATCAAATAGAGTAGCAAATTTTGGCCTGGAAATCGCCGGTGCTATGGCATCTGAAAGATATACACTCATTCAAACGGATGAAACCTATCCCGTAAAAGGCAAAGAACTTACTGCCCAAAGCAAAGATGTTGATGGGGATATCATCAATGCAAACGAAAGTTACCGATTTGCTATCCTGACGGTTGCGGAGGATAGCCGTATCTCTGAGAACACCCTGGCTATAAGTGAACAGGATTTTCAATTGACTGTCAATAATCTATTGATCGATCATACCCGTGAGCAGGAAATAGGTGCTGGAAGTTTACTCATGGGGCCGAGTGGACAGTTATGGATGGGAGATTATAATATACAACGTCATGTATCCGAAAATTCGGACACTACTTATCGTTTGTATCGTATCACAGACGATGGCAGTTTTATAGAAGAAAGCACAGAATATCAGGTATTAGCTGGAAATGCCTTCGACTCAGAATACAATCTCTACCAGTCCGACATCCTCAATGCCCGTATCCTAAGAAGAAGTCCAGCAGGTGTTTTCGATACCCTCATAGCCAATGATTATCCCCTTTTTCAACCCGACGGTATTTATGTAGATCCTAATAAAAACATATTCGTCGCAGACCAGGAAGCTGGAAATGTGGTTAAGATTGATTCGGATGGAGTTAGCAGTCAATTCGCCTTCGTGGGGAAAAGCCCAAGAGGAATCACGGCCGATACAGAAGGGAATCTCTATGTCAGTCACAACCATGAAAATGGAGAAATATCCAAAGTTAGCGCAGATGGTACAGTGTCTATATTAGCGACTATTCCTGTATCCAGACCGGAAGGATATGTCCTTCCTTATAAAATGTGGATGGGCTATATCATCTTTCATGAAGGTTTTCTCTACGTGGCTGGCATGAGCAGTGATCGTATATACAAAGTCAGTTTAACTGGAGAGGTAGAAGTCTTTGCGGGTTCTGGAAATCGGGGGATTCCCAGAGGTGGTGTACGTACAGCCAATCTGAATAGACCTCTCGGACTTGCATTTAGCGCGGATAGCAAGAAACTCTACATTAGCGGGTGCACGGATGTTACTCCCTCTCACACCCAATACACTACCCCCGGAATTATTTGGGAGATAGATATAGTAGAGTAA
- a CDS encoding methylated-DNA--[protein]-cysteine S-methyltransferase, whose protein sequence is MHISEQKQIDSYYEALVNRDSTFVGIFYVGVKTTSVFCIATCRARKPKKENVIFYSEVKDALDNGFRPCKICHPTENALPMPTDIQTAIRMVKDNPKEKISDQQLRDAGISPEKLRRWFKGNYGITFQNYQRMYRINEAFLELKSGKNATHTAFDSGYESLSGFSYTYKKLMGKAPSKTASGQRILISRIESPLGPMFVCATEKGVCLLEFVDRKMLETEFKDLQRLLQARIIHGENEHIKEARKQIEQYFAGQRTSFNFPLDSPGTDFQQSVWKNLIKLPYGQTSSYQELAARMGRPNSTRAVASANGNNRIAIVIPCHRIIGKDGKLRGYGGGLARKQWLLDHEQKHSS, encoded by the coding sequence ATGCATATTTCGGAACAGAAGCAAATTGATAGCTATTACGAAGCCTTGGTGAACCGGGACAGTACCTTTGTAGGCATTTTCTATGTCGGGGTAAAAACCACTTCCGTTTTTTGTATTGCTACCTGTCGGGCAAGAAAACCAAAAAAAGAGAATGTCATTTTCTACTCAGAAGTAAAAGATGCCCTCGACAATGGATTTCGTCCCTGCAAAATCTGTCATCCGACGGAAAATGCCCTTCCTATGCCAACGGATATACAGACAGCCATCCGTATGGTAAAAGACAATCCCAAAGAGAAGATTTCTGATCAGCAACTCAGAGATGCAGGCATAAGTCCAGAGAAATTGAGAAGATGGTTCAAGGGGAATTATGGAATTACTTTCCAGAATTACCAGCGCATGTACCGCATCAATGAGGCATTTCTGGAACTAAAGAGTGGAAAGAATGCCACTCACACAGCTTTCGATTCAGGTTATGAATCCCTAAGTGGATTTAGTTATACCTATAAGAAATTGATGGGTAAAGCTCCGAGCAAAACTGCTAGCGGGCAAAGAATTCTGATTAGCAGAATAGAAAGTCCTCTAGGCCCTATGTTTGTCTGTGCGACCGAAAAGGGAGTCTGCCTACTCGAATTTGTAGACCGCAAAATGCTGGAAACAGAATTCAAGGATTTACAAAGGCTGCTGCAGGCACGGATTATTCATGGGGAAAATGAACACATCAAAGAGGCTCGAAAACAAATCGAGCAATATTTCGCTGGCCAGAGAACAAGCTTCAACTTTCCCCTCGATAGTCCGGGTACAGATTTCCAGCAATCGGTTTGGAAGAACCTCATCAAATTGCCCTATGGCCAGACCTCTTCTTATCAGGAATTGGCCGCAAGAATGGGTCGCCCTAATTCGACCCGGGCAGTAGCTTCCGCAAATGGAAACAACCGAATAGCCATCGTTATACCTTGTCACAGAATCATTGGCAAGGATGGTAAACTCAGGGGATATGGAGGAGGATTGGCCCGGAAACAATGGCTGCTGGATCACGAGCAAAAACACTCTTCTTAA